One Nonomuraea angiospora DNA segment encodes these proteins:
- a CDS encoding ArsR/SmtB family transcription factor, with the protein MTRSPDSVVVLDAKGLRALAHPLRVQLVDLLRKHGPSTATRLAERLGVNSGTASYHLRRLGAAGFVEEDLERGNARERWWRSVHRVTQLTDDDGLSDREPEAVLAYMQSIAALYNLRTQHALNELQTMPQPWRGVLDLSSMPFRLTPEEALRLRADLTELFARYRRDGDEAPPEAVRVYLMTQVIPELDDPEEP; encoded by the coding sequence ATGACGCGATCTCCTGACAGCGTGGTCGTCCTCGACGCCAAGGGCCTGCGCGCGCTCGCCCACCCCCTCCGGGTGCAGCTCGTGGACCTGCTGCGCAAGCACGGCCCGTCCACCGCCACCCGCCTGGCCGAGCGCCTGGGGGTGAACTCGGGCACGGCCAGCTACCACCTGCGCAGGCTCGGCGCCGCCGGGTTCGTGGAGGAGGACCTCGAGCGCGGCAACGCGCGGGAGCGCTGGTGGCGTTCGGTCCACCGGGTGACCCAGCTCACCGACGACGACGGGCTGTCCGACCGGGAGCCGGAGGCGGTGCTGGCGTACATGCAGTCCATCGCCGCCCTCTACAACCTGCGCACCCAGCACGCGCTCAACGAGCTGCAGACCATGCCGCAGCCGTGGCGCGGCGTGCTCGACCTCAGCTCCATGCCGTTCCGCCTCACCCCGGAGGAGGCGCTGCGGCTGCGCGCGGACCTGACGGAGCTCTTCGCGCGCTACCGGCGCGACGGCGACGAGGCGCCGCCGGAGGCGGTCCGGGTCTACCTGATGACGCAGGTCATCCCCGAACTGGACGACCCCGAGGAGCCGTGA
- a CDS encoding PucR family transcriptional regulator, translating into MTGPRAGWEAPVTVAELVNAGPLAGARMYGSGENPVHQVRIVDELSVFGSVAPHTAVVLIGTAASGGWAVEMATRRAWEQAAACVIAPAGGLSEGSGEVLAERLGVTLIFVDEDPLIVAVRIASAAARPEAARTQLVARCATRLAEAGPSARRVLGVLNAELPGTSVTLLDRHGRHLAGARAARPGADAQGADGGGAGARWSAEVEVPDLDDGVLGTLVAGGSSRSPGWPAAVRTVLRLAVAPLTAWAAQERLRASRDVALRRALAERLLTDAQQQEPGEPEEGGARAEAIALGWPVEGALTAYQVRPTAEAGDAALAGTLITAAVGQVPVLPRGEGWAGWSALDPGELAGRLHRCLRTMPWPCAAGVGARVEGLRAVEESLLGAEAAAFVAGPGTVARADRMGPAELLGALPTGVLRTPATVVLRPLLAVDKDGTLLETLAAVLDEGGALKAAERLGVHRNTITTRLERIKSAGFDLDDAATRLALQLACHVLLR; encoded by the coding sequence GTGACGGGGCCGCGGGCGGGGTGGGAGGCGCCGGTCACGGTGGCCGAGCTGGTCAACGCCGGGCCGCTGGCCGGGGCCAGGATGTACGGATCGGGCGAGAACCCCGTGCACCAGGTGCGGATCGTGGACGAGCTGTCGGTGTTCGGGAGCGTGGCGCCGCACACGGCGGTGGTCCTGATCGGGACGGCGGCCAGCGGCGGATGGGCGGTCGAGATGGCCACCCGCCGGGCGTGGGAGCAGGCGGCGGCGTGCGTGATCGCGCCCGCGGGCGGGCTGAGCGAGGGCTCCGGCGAGGTGCTGGCCGAACGGCTCGGCGTCACGCTGATCTTCGTGGACGAGGATCCGCTGATCGTCGCCGTCCGGATCGCGTCGGCCGCCGCCCGGCCGGAGGCGGCCCGCACCCAGCTCGTGGCCCGCTGCGCCACGCGCCTGGCCGAGGCCGGGCCCTCGGCCCGTCGCGTGCTGGGCGTCCTGAACGCCGAGCTGCCCGGCACCTCGGTGACCCTCCTCGACCGCCACGGCCGCCACCTGGCCGGGGCCCGCGCCGCTCGCCCGGGCGCGGATGCCCAGGGAGCCGACGGCGGTGGGGCGGGGGCGCGGTGGTCGGCCGAGGTGGAGGTGCCCGATCTGGACGACGGCGTGCTGGGCACGCTCGTGGCCGGAGGGTCGTCCCGGTCGCCCGGATGGCCGGCGGCCGTGCGTACCGTGCTGAGGCTGGCGGTGGCCCCGCTGACCGCCTGGGCCGCGCAGGAGCGGCTGCGCGCCTCCCGCGACGTCGCCCTGCGGCGCGCCCTCGCCGAACGCCTGCTCACCGACGCCCAGCAGCAGGAGCCCGGGGAGCCGGAGGAGGGCGGGGCGAGGGCGGAGGCGATCGCGCTGGGCTGGCCCGTCGAGGGCGCGCTGACCGCCTACCAGGTCCGGCCGACGGCGGAGGCGGGCGACGCCGCGCTGGCCGGGACGCTCATCACCGCGGCCGTGGGCCAGGTGCCCGTGCTGCCGCGCGGCGAGGGCTGGGCGGGATGGTCGGCGCTGGACCCCGGCGAGCTGGCCGGACGCCTCCACCGCTGCCTGCGGACGATGCCCTGGCCGTGCGCCGCCGGGGTGGGCGCGCGCGTGGAGGGCCTGCGGGCGGTGGAGGAGTCGCTGCTGGGGGCCGAGGCGGCGGCGTTCGTGGCGGGACCGGGGACGGTGGCGCGAGCGGATCGGATGGGCCCGGCCGAGCTGCTGGGCGCGCTGCCCACCGGCGTCCTGCGCACCCCGGCCACCGTCGTGCTGCGGCCGCTGCTGGCGGTCGACAAGGACGGCACGCTGCTGGAGACGCTGGCCGCGGTCCTGGACGAGGGCGGCGCGCTGAAGGCCGCCGAGCGGCTGGGCGTGCACCGCAACACGATCACGACCCGGCTGGAGCGCATCAAGTCCGCGGGCTTCGACCTGGACGACGCCGCCACCCGCCTGGCTCTGCAACTCGCCTGCCACGTCCTGCTCCGCTGA
- a CDS encoding MFS transporter — translation MTAVDSRTIPIGAAFDRMPFTRRHALIALALFIAFVIESWEQLALVYVSGDLGTAFGIDEAGVGVVLSAVAFGMIPGVLVWGPVADRAGRKPVAFWSLLAYGVIALASAFAPNVVVLVALRVASGLALAGVYTITFPYFLELLPTRSRGRAAVYLSIGWPIGMLAAIGASTTLGGLGWHVVVIASAAAGLWAFAIRAWVPESPYWLAARGRQEEARAVLRALNSPDSEATFTVASERVGRPLDLFRGGLARITVVMLLLNFVFNWGYWGLQTWLPTLLQQKGLTLSASLGFAALSALMMIPGYVSASLLTGRFGRKKVFLVYVVAAVLGGLWFATATSTTGLYLGNFVLSFFSLGAWGVWNTWNGEFYPTALRGTGYSWATAAQLVATTVAPSAVGALLAHATGFTATMLVINAFMVATALLAVPLPETEGRELE, via the coding sequence ATGACCGCCGTCGACTCCCGAACGATCCCCATCGGCGCGGCATTCGATCGGATGCCGTTCACCCGCAGGCACGCGCTCATCGCGCTCGCGCTGTTCATCGCGTTCGTCATCGAGTCGTGGGAGCAGCTCGCCCTCGTCTACGTCTCCGGCGACCTCGGCACCGCCTTCGGGATCGACGAGGCGGGGGTCGGCGTCGTGCTGTCGGCGGTCGCCTTCGGCATGATCCCCGGCGTGCTGGTGTGGGGGCCGGTGGCCGACCGCGCCGGTCGCAAGCCGGTCGCGTTCTGGTCGCTGCTGGCGTACGGGGTGATCGCGCTCGCCTCGGCGTTCGCGCCGAACGTGGTGGTGCTGGTAGCCCTGCGGGTGGCCTCCGGGCTGGCGCTGGCCGGCGTCTACACGATCACCTTCCCCTACTTCCTGGAGCTGCTGCCGACCCGCTCGCGCGGGCGGGCGGCGGTCTACCTGTCGATCGGGTGGCCGATCGGCATGCTGGCCGCGATCGGGGCGTCTACGACGCTGGGCGGCCTGGGCTGGCACGTCGTGGTGATCGCCAGCGCGGCGGCGGGCCTGTGGGCGTTCGCGATCCGGGCGTGGGTGCCGGAGTCGCCGTACTGGCTGGCCGCCAGGGGCCGCCAGGAGGAGGCCCGCGCGGTGCTGCGCGCGCTGAACAGCCCTGACTCGGAAGCCACTTTCACGGTGGCGAGCGAGCGGGTGGGACGGCCGCTCGACCTGTTCCGCGGCGGGCTCGCCCGGATCACCGTGGTCATGCTGCTGCTGAACTTCGTCTTCAACTGGGGCTACTGGGGCCTGCAGACGTGGCTGCCGACGCTGCTGCAGCAGAAGGGGCTGACGCTGTCGGCCTCGCTCGGCTTCGCGGCGCTGAGCGCGCTGATGATGATCCCCGGGTACGTGAGCGCCTCCCTGCTCACCGGCCGGTTCGGCCGCAAGAAGGTGTTCCTCGTCTACGTCGTGGCGGCGGTGCTGGGCGGGCTCTGGTTCGCCACCGCCACCTCGACCACCGGCCTGTACCTCGGCAACTTCGTGCTGTCGTTCTTCAGCCTCGGCGCCTGGGGCGTCTGGAACACCTGGAACGGCGAGTTCTACCCGACCGCCCTGCGCGGCACCGGCTACTCGTGGGCCACGGCCGCGCAGCTCGTGGCCACCACGGTGGCGCCGTCGGCCGTGGGGGCGCTGCTGGCCCACGCCACCGGGTTCACCGCTACCATGCTGGTCATCAACGCGTTCATGGTGGCCACGGCGCTGCTGGCCGTGCCGCTGCCGGAGACCGAAGGACGCGAGCTGGAGTGA
- a CDS encoding MFS transporter, with product MAGVLAAIAVSTTGTRVSAIALPWFVLTSTGSAVWTGLVAFAEMAPYVLVKALTGPLVDRAGPRRISWIADVVSASAATAMVVLHALGLLPLGVIVALVAVIGAARGPGDLAKEIMVPEAAERGRMPLERASGLMGVTERLAVTVGPGLGGAMVALLGPLSGLGVSAALFALGSAVVAVALPRGLGHRAPGAPEHEEEEGYWRRFGQGFAFLRGEPLLLAMMVMVAATNLLDAAWSQVLAPVWAKESGHGPAVLGLSLSVMGLTAVGGSLVAAAVAHRMPRRPVFFVAFLLGGPPKFLMLAVDLPVWGLVAAFVVIGFSSGFLNPILSAITYERVPRHLLGRVGALTGAVMWAGMPLGGLLGGAAVTAAGLAPVLLACGVVYALVTSLTGLRPEWREMDRLRGHGPPAVPAPEGSVGTAGRSGGISR from the coding sequence ATGGCCGGGGTGCTGGCGGCCATCGCCGTGTCGACGACCGGGACGCGGGTCTCGGCCATCGCGCTGCCCTGGTTCGTGCTGACGAGCACCGGCAGCGCGGTGTGGACGGGGCTGGTGGCGTTCGCGGAGATGGCCCCGTACGTGCTGGTCAAGGCGCTGACGGGGCCGCTCGTGGACCGGGCGGGGCCGCGCCGGATCTCGTGGATCGCCGACGTCGTGAGCGCCTCGGCCGCCACCGCGATGGTCGTGCTGCACGCGCTCGGCCTGCTGCCGCTGGGCGTGATCGTCGCGCTGGTCGCGGTGATCGGCGCGGCCCGCGGGCCGGGCGACCTGGCCAAGGAGATCATGGTTCCGGAGGCGGCCGAACGCGGGCGGATGCCGCTGGAGCGGGCCTCCGGGCTGATGGGCGTGACGGAGCGGCTGGCCGTGACCGTGGGGCCGGGGCTGGGCGGCGCGATGGTGGCGCTGCTCGGCCCGCTGTCCGGCCTGGGCGTCAGCGCCGCCCTGTTCGCGCTCGGATCGGCGGTCGTGGCCGTGGCGCTGCCGCGCGGGCTCGGGCACCGCGCCCCCGGCGCTCCCGAGCACGAAGAGGAGGAGGGCTACTGGCGGCGGTTCGGCCAGGGCTTCGCGTTCCTGCGCGGCGAGCCGCTGCTGCTCGCGATGATGGTCATGGTCGCCGCCACGAACCTGCTGGACGCGGCCTGGAGCCAGGTGCTCGCGCCGGTGTGGGCCAAGGAGTCCGGCCACGGGCCCGCCGTCCTCGGGCTGAGCCTCAGCGTGATGGGGCTGACCGCGGTCGGGGGCAGCCTGGTGGCCGCGGCGGTGGCGCACCGGATGCCGCGCAGGCCGGTGTTCTTCGTGGCGTTCCTGCTCGGCGGGCCACCGAAGTTCCTCATGCTCGCCGTGGACCTGCCGGTGTGGGGGCTGGTGGCGGCGTTCGTGGTGATCGGGTTCAGCAGCGGATTCCTGAACCCGATCCTGAGCGCGATCACGTACGAGCGCGTGCCCCGGCACCTCCTGGGCCGGGTGGGCGCCCTGACGGGCGCGGTGATGTGGGCCGGCATGCCGCTGGGCGGCCTGCTGGGCGGAGCGGCGGTGACGGCGGCCGGCCTGGCGCCGGTGCTGCTGGCGTGCGGGGTCGTCTACGCGCTCGTCACGAGCCTGACCGGGCTGCGTCCCGAGTGGCGCGAGATGGACCGGCTGCGCGGCCACGGCCCTCCCGCCGTACCGGCGCCAGAGGGCAGCGTCGGTACGGCGGGAAGATCTGGTGGCATCAGCCGGTGA
- a CDS encoding hydantoinase B/oxoprolinase family protein produces the protein MIDPVTTEIIRCALLQAAEDMNTTLIRSSYTPVIYEAKDCAVALLDRDHNVLGQSSGLPIFLGNLEVCTRETERLYGWEVWQEGDVWVLNDSYIGGTHLNDVTVYGPIFVDGELAGFAASRAHWLDVGSKDPGGSMDSTSIFQEGLRMGPVKVYAGGAPCRDLHEVIARNVRFPHATLGDLRAQVSCAMTGQRRLKEIVSRWGLDTVLAARDEIFAQTERMERAAIAAIPDGVYEASGFLDNDGIDLATPLPVNVTVAVSGEAMHVDLTDCADQALGPVNCGAAQAVAAVRVGYKLLVSGDVPLNGGSFRPLSVETRPGSMLAAESPAACQYYYSHLGLLIDLVVRALAPVLPDKAAAASYGDSMIVQFTGTDPRTGKLYVSQEATVGGWGAWDGGDGETCLINNVNGALRDMPIEVLETLFPVRVRRYEIRPGTGGAGQWRGGNGVVREYEFCGDTSLSLWFERSVTPAWGLAGGEPGAPPRVTLNPGTPDAREMLKVNALPVTAGDVLRCESGGGGGYGPAARRSHAATAADLTQGLITG, from the coding sequence TTGATCGACCCTGTCACCACGGAGATCATCCGCTGCGCGCTGCTGCAGGCGGCCGAGGACATGAACACCACCCTCATCCGCAGCTCCTACACCCCCGTCATCTACGAGGCCAAGGACTGCGCGGTCGCGCTGCTCGACCGCGACCACAACGTGCTGGGCCAGTCGTCCGGGCTGCCGATCTTCCTGGGCAACCTGGAGGTGTGCACCCGCGAGACCGAGCGCCTGTACGGGTGGGAGGTCTGGCAGGAGGGCGACGTGTGGGTGCTCAACGACTCCTACATCGGCGGCACCCACCTCAACGACGTCACGGTCTACGGGCCGATCTTCGTGGACGGGGAGCTCGCCGGCTTCGCGGCGTCGCGGGCCCACTGGCTGGACGTCGGCTCCAAGGACCCGGGCGGCTCCATGGACTCCACGTCGATCTTCCAGGAGGGCCTGCGGATGGGCCCGGTCAAGGTGTACGCGGGCGGCGCGCCCTGCCGCGACCTGCACGAGGTGATCGCCCGCAACGTACGCTTCCCGCACGCCACGCTCGGCGACCTGCGCGCCCAGGTGAGCTGCGCCATGACCGGGCAGCGGCGGCTGAAGGAGATCGTGTCGCGGTGGGGCCTGGACACGGTGCTGGCCGCCCGCGACGAGATCTTCGCCCAGACCGAGCGCATGGAACGCGCGGCCATCGCGGCCATCCCCGACGGCGTCTACGAGGCCTCCGGCTTCCTCGACAACGACGGCATCGACCTCGCCACCCCGCTGCCGGTCAACGTCACGGTCGCGGTGTCGGGCGAGGCGATGCACGTGGACCTGACCGACTGCGCCGACCAGGCGCTCGGCCCGGTCAACTGCGGCGCGGCCCAGGCCGTGGCCGCCGTCCGCGTCGGCTACAAGCTGCTGGTCTCGGGCGACGTGCCGCTGAACGGCGGCTCGTTCCGCCCGCTGTCGGTCGAGACCCGGCCCGGCTCCATGCTGGCCGCCGAGTCGCCCGCCGCCTGCCAGTACTACTACTCGCACCTGGGGCTGCTCATCGACCTGGTGGTCAGGGCGCTGGCGCCGGTGCTGCCGGACAAGGCGGCCGCGGCGTCGTACGGGGACTCGATGATCGTGCAGTTCACCGGCACGGACCCACGTACCGGCAAGCTGTACGTCTCCCAGGAGGCCACGGTCGGCGGCTGGGGCGCCTGGGACGGCGGCGACGGCGAGACCTGCCTGATCAACAACGTCAACGGCGCCCTGCGGGACATGCCCATCGAGGTGCTGGAGACGCTGTTCCCGGTCCGGGTGCGCCGCTACGAGATCCGCCCCGGCACCGGTGGCGCCGGTCAGTGGCGGGGCGGGAACGGGGTGGTGCGCGAGTACGAGTTCTGCGGGGACACCTCGCTGTCGCTCTGGTTCGAGCGCTCGGTCACCCCGGCCTGGGGCCTGGCGGGCGGCGAACCGGGCGCGCCGCCCCGCGTCACCCTCAACCCGGGCACCCCGGACGCCCGCGAGATGCTCAAGGTGAACGCGCTGCCGGTCACGGCGGGGGACGTACTGCGCTGCGAGTCGGGCGGTGGCGGCGGCTACGGCCCCGCCGCCCGCCGCTCCCACGCGGCCACGGCCGCCGACCTGACCCAGGGCCTGATCACCGGCTGA
- a CDS encoding hydantoinase/oxoprolinase family protein, which produces MSYRVAMDIGGTFTDVVCYDERSGTVTASKAPTTPGDLAEGVFAALGRVVDDPAGISFFVHGTTQGLNALLERKGARVLLLAGQGGRDVYQIARGNRDRMFDLRYRKPAPLVPRQDVMEAGGRLDYLGRELVPLDEESVRAAGRRAREEGFDAVAVCLLFSYANPAHELRAGEILREQLGDDVLVVLSHEVAREWREYERTSSAVLEAYTGPVVRRYLARIERRFAERGLAVPVHVMQSSGGLVNASYAMRRPLQTLLSGPVGGTMGGVAAARLMGRENAICIDMGGTSFDVSLVVNGRPDVSAEARIEGYPVLMPIVNLHTIGAGGGSIAYAEAGALRVGPESAGAVPGPACYGRGGTRATVTDANVALGRVDPAWFAGGLMTLDVEAAGTAVATLADELDMDPLLLAEGICDVANAKMAQAIRTLTVEHGIEPREFALVAFGGAGAMHAVFIARELGISEVVVPRFPGAFSAWGMLEADVRRDLTQPYFRSQDTLDGPDMSRNFGILEEEALGALSAQGVPEERRRVEHAVDMRYEGQDYTLTIPLRDAVEPAEPGFLETIAARYAEAHTGRYGHATPEAPVEFVMLRSTGLGSFPRTAAAAQEAPEERAAYVRDVIFDGAVHSTPVLRRSSLDGELAGPAIVVEETATTVVPPGCVATVDPNGFLIVKVNL; this is translated from the coding sequence ATGAGCTATCGCGTCGCCATGGACATCGGCGGCACCTTCACCGACGTCGTCTGCTACGACGAACGCAGCGGGACGGTCACCGCCTCGAAGGCGCCCACCACTCCGGGAGACCTGGCCGAGGGGGTGTTCGCCGCGCTGGGCCGGGTCGTCGACGATCCGGCCGGGATCTCGTTCTTCGTGCACGGCACCACCCAGGGGCTCAACGCGCTGCTGGAGCGCAAGGGTGCCCGGGTGCTGCTGCTGGCCGGTCAGGGCGGCAGGGACGTCTACCAGATTGCCAGGGGCAACCGCGACCGCATGTTCGACCTGCGGTACCGCAAGCCCGCGCCGCTGGTCCCGCGCCAGGACGTCATGGAGGCCGGCGGCCGGCTGGACTACCTGGGGCGCGAACTCGTGCCGCTCGACGAGGAGTCGGTGCGGGCGGCGGGGCGGCGCGCGCGGGAGGAGGGGTTCGACGCGGTGGCCGTGTGCCTGCTGTTCTCCTACGCGAACCCGGCGCACGAGCTGCGGGCCGGCGAGATCCTGCGCGAGCAGCTGGGCGACGACGTGCTGGTCGTGCTCTCCCACGAGGTGGCGCGGGAGTGGCGCGAGTACGAGCGGACCTCGTCGGCGGTGCTGGAGGCCTACACCGGGCCCGTGGTGCGCCGCTACCTGGCCAGGATCGAGCGGCGCTTCGCCGAGCGCGGGCTGGCGGTGCCGGTCCACGTGATGCAGTCGTCGGGCGGGCTGGTCAACGCCTCGTACGCGATGCGCCGGCCGTTGCAGACGCTGCTGTCCGGGCCGGTGGGCGGCACGATGGGCGGGGTCGCGGCGGCCCGGCTCATGGGCAGGGAGAACGCCATCTGCATCGACATGGGCGGGACGTCGTTCGACGTGTCGCTCGTCGTGAACGGGCGGCCGGACGTCAGCGCCGAGGCCCGCATCGAGGGCTACCCGGTGCTCATGCCCATCGTCAACCTGCACACGATCGGCGCGGGCGGCGGCTCGATCGCCTACGCCGAGGCGGGCGCGCTGCGGGTCGGGCCCGAGTCGGCCGGAGCCGTGCCCGGGCCGGCCTGCTACGGCAGGGGCGGCACGCGGGCCACGGTCACCGACGCGAACGTGGCGCTCGGCCGGGTGGACCCGGCCTGGTTCGCGGGCGGGCTGATGACGCTGGACGTGGAGGCGGCGGGCACGGCGGTGGCCACGCTGGCCGACGAGCTGGACATGGACCCGCTGCTGCTGGCCGAGGGCATCTGCGACGTGGCCAACGCCAAGATGGCGCAGGCGATCCGCACGCTGACCGTGGAGCACGGGATCGAGCCGCGGGAGTTCGCGCTGGTGGCGTTCGGGGGCGCGGGGGCGATGCACGCCGTGTTCATCGCGCGCGAGCTGGGGATCTCCGAGGTGGTGGTGCCGCGCTTCCCGGGGGCGTTCTCGGCGTGGGGGATGCTGGAGGCCGACGTACGCCGGGATCTGACGCAGCCGTACTTCCGGTCGCAGGACACGCTCGACGGCCCCGATATGTCCCGAAATTTCGGGATATTGGAGGAAGAGGCCCTGGGGGCGCTCTCCGCCCAGGGCGTGCCCGAGGAGCGGCGCCGGGTCGAGCACGCCGTGGACATGCGCTACGAGGGCCAGGATTACACGCTGACCATCCCGCTGCGCGACGCGGTCGAGCCCGCCGAGCCCGGGTTCCTCGAGACGATCGCGGCCCGCTACGCCGAGGCGCACACCGGCCGCTACGGGCACGCCACCCCGGAGGCGCCGGTGGAGTTCGTCATGCTGCGCAGCACCGGGCTGGGCTCGTTCCCCCGCACCGCCGCCGCCGCGCAGGAGGCCCCCGAGGAGCGGGCGGCGTACGTACGGGACGTGATCTTCGACGGGGCCGTGCACAGCACCCCGGTGCTGCGGCGCTCCAGCCTCGACGGCGAGCTGGCCGGGCCCGCGATCGTGGTCGAGGAGACCGCGACGACGGTCGTCCCGCCCGGCTGCGTGGCCACCGTGGACCCCAACGGCTTTCTCATCGTGAAGGTGAACCTTTGA
- a CDS encoding DUF917 domain-containing protein translates to MNPRAGEAVMIDQDGLARLSAGARMFATGAAESAHTLTLDWAGSLIGPGVELVTAGGLAPDTLCVAVSLVGSTTALGEQLPRGDEPARAVRALERRLGERAGAVVALNLAAENALVPLIAAAQLGVPLVDGDGTGRVFPLLEQTTYALGGMSPAPLALAGGSGELVLLETAGDRVEELMRPVVLSVGGWAVAACYPMATGDLARVLVPGTVSLLLRAGEPGAPRATAAPFGVRTLCRGRILTVEGSTGHGADLSLPSLPSSIVVQETEGLRRLVRLEAHNEIVLALADGAAVAMTPDQICMIATADGMVVDVDKAVPGLEVDVMVVKAAPVWHTERGQRLGGLHAFGIPL, encoded by the coding sequence GTGAACCCGCGCGCGGGCGAGGCCGTGATGATCGACCAGGACGGGCTCGCGCGGCTGTCGGCCGGGGCGAGGATGTTCGCGACCGGGGCGGCGGAGTCGGCGCACACCCTCACCCTCGACTGGGCGGGCTCGCTGATCGGGCCCGGCGTCGAGCTCGTGACGGCCGGAGGGCTGGCGCCGGACACGCTGTGCGTGGCGGTCAGCCTGGTCGGGTCCACGACCGCGCTGGGGGAGCAGCTGCCGAGGGGCGACGAGCCCGCCCGCGCCGTACGGGCGCTGGAGCGCAGGCTGGGGGAGCGGGCCGGGGCCGTGGTCGCCCTCAACCTGGCCGCCGAGAACGCCCTCGTCCCGCTCATCGCGGCGGCCCAGCTGGGGGTGCCGCTGGTGGACGGCGACGGCACGGGGCGGGTGTTCCCGCTGCTGGAGCAGACGACGTACGCGCTGGGCGGGATGAGCCCGGCGCCCCTGGCGCTGGCGGGCGGGTCGGGCGAGCTGGTGCTGCTGGAGACGGCCGGCGACCGGGTGGAGGAGCTGATGCGCCCCGTCGTGCTGTCGGTCGGCGGGTGGGCGGTGGCGGCCTGCTACCCGATGGCGACCGGCGACCTGGCGCGGGTGCTCGTGCCCGGGACGGTGAGCCTGCTGCTGCGCGCGGGCGAGCCCGGGGCGCCCCGCGCGACCGCGGCGCCGTTCGGCGTGCGGACCCTGTGCCGGGGGCGGATCCTGACGGTCGAGGGCAGCACCGGGCACGGCGCCGACCTGTCGCTGCCGTCGCTGCCGTCGAGCATCGTGGTGCAGGAGACGGAGGGGCTGCGCCGGCTGGTACGGCTGGAGGCCCACAACGAGATCGTGCTCGCCCTGGCCGACGGGGCCGCGGTGGCGATGACGCCGGACCAGATCTGCATGATCGCCACGGCCGACGGGATGGTCGTGGACGTCGACAAGGCGGTGCCCGGCCTGGAGGTGGACGTCATGGTCGTGAAGGCCGCACCGGTGTGGCACACGGAACGGGGGCAGAGGTTGGGCGGGCTGCACGCTTTCGGGATCCCGCTGTGA
- a CDS encoding metallophosphoesterase family protein yields the protein MPSEGGSRLLAVSDLHVGYEENRAIVQELKPADPGDWLLVAGDVGERLEDIARTLGLLAARFERVVWVPGNHELWTPPGDPPELRGVARYDHLVAMCRELGVVTPEDDYPVWEGAGGPVRIVPLFLLYDYTFLPPGHRTKASALAYAHSTGVVCTDEYLLHPDPYPSREAWCRARVELTGRRLAGLDDVPLVFVNHYPLVREPTDVLRYPEFAQWCGTTATRDWHTRHPTAAMIYGHLHIPRVTWYDGVRFEEVSLGYPREWRRRPGGRTLLRDVLVT from the coding sequence TTGCCCAGCGAAGGCGGGAGCAGGCTGCTGGCCGTCAGCGATCTGCACGTCGGCTACGAGGAGAACCGGGCCATCGTCCAGGAGCTGAAGCCGGCCGACCCCGGCGACTGGCTGCTGGTCGCGGGCGACGTCGGCGAGCGGCTGGAGGACATCGCCCGGACGCTGGGCCTGCTGGCCGCGCGGTTCGAGCGGGTGGTGTGGGTGCCGGGCAACCACGAGCTGTGGACCCCGCCGGGTGACCCGCCGGAGCTGCGGGGCGTGGCCCGCTACGACCATCTCGTCGCCATGTGCCGCGAGCTGGGCGTCGTGACGCCGGAGGACGACTATCCGGTGTGGGAGGGAGCCGGCGGGCCGGTCCGGATCGTGCCCCTGTTCCTGCTCTACGACTACACGTTCCTGCCGCCGGGCCACCGTACCAAGGCGAGCGCGCTCGCGTACGCGCACAGCACCGGCGTGGTCTGCACCGACGAGTATCTCCTGCACCCCGACCCGTACCCGAGCCGCGAGGCGTGGTGCCGGGCCCGGGTGGAGCTGACCGGGCGGCGCCTGGCCGGGCTGGACGACGTGCCGCTGGTCTTCGTCAACCACTATCCCCTGGTACGCGAGCCGACCGACGTCCTGCGCTACCCGGAGTTCGCCCAGTGGTGCGGCACGACCGCCACCAGGGACTGGCACACGCGCCACCCGACCGCCGCCATGATCTACGGCCACCTCCACATCCCCCGCGTCACCTGGTACGACGGCGTGCGCTTCGAGGAGGTGTCGCTCGGCTACCCCAGGGAGTGGCGCCGCAGGCCGGGCGGCCGCACGCTCCTGCGGGACGTGCTCGTCACCTAG